Proteins encoded within one genomic window of Pigmentiphaga sp. H8:
- a CDS encoding LysR family transcriptional regulator yields MDLQQLESFVRVAELGSLTRAALVAGVSQPTLSRHIRLLELELKSHLLVRTGRGVELTESGKCLLSYGNAILKLTRQARADIQALREQPTGRLTVGLPPRIAHVLTPELVKQFRKRYPEASISVSEGLSVALREDLILGKIEIALLFDPPPSPRLEYRSLYREDMVLCGRPKPAFPLPARLAARELERYPVLVPSIPNAVRNVIEAGCRPHGIKLNVVAEVDAVHTLLKLALSGQGYAIVPRSAAPIASIVEGGPFRISTIGSPRMRNNLVLATARERPLSQLAQGTVELLAAQDIGRLLDAGRRMDG; encoded by the coding sequence ATGGACCTGCAGCAGTTGGAATCCTTCGTCCGCGTGGCCGAACTCGGCAGCCTGACCCGCGCCGCGCTGGTGGCGGGCGTCTCCCAGCCCACGCTCAGCCGCCACATCCGCCTGCTCGAACTCGAACTGAAATCCCACCTGCTGGTCCGCACCGGCCGCGGCGTGGAGCTGACCGAATCCGGCAAATGCCTGCTGTCCTACGGCAACGCCATCCTGAAGCTGACGCGGCAGGCCCGCGCCGACATCCAGGCGCTGCGCGAACAGCCCACCGGCAGGCTGACCGTGGGCCTGCCCCCGCGCATCGCGCACGTGCTGACGCCGGAACTGGTCAAGCAGTTCCGCAAGCGCTACCCCGAGGCATCGATTTCCGTGTCCGAGGGCCTGAGCGTCGCGCTGCGCGAGGACCTGATACTGGGCAAGATCGAGATCGCGCTGCTGTTCGACCCTCCGCCCAGCCCCCGGCTCGAGTACCGCAGCCTGTATCGCGAGGACATGGTGCTGTGCGGCCGTCCCAAGCCCGCCTTCCCGCTGCCCGCGCGGCTGGCGGCGCGGGAGCTGGAGCGCTACCCGGTCCTCGTGCCCAGCATTCCGAACGCCGTGCGCAACGTGATCGAGGCGGGCTGCCGGCCCCACGGCATCAAGCTGAACGTCGTGGCCGAGGTCGACGCCGTGCACACCCTGCTCAAGCTCGCGCTGAGCGGGCAGGGCTATGCCATCGTGCCGCGCAGCGCGGCACCCATCGCCAGCATCGTCGAAGGCGGCCCGTTCCGGATCTCCACCATCGGCTCGCCGCGCATGCGCAACAACCTTGTGTTGGCCACCGCCCGCGAGCGGCCGCTGTCGCAGCTCGCGCAGGGAACGGTGGAACTGCTGGCGGCACAGGACATCGGCCGCCTGCTGGACGCGGGGCGGCGCATGGACGGATAG
- a CDS encoding class I adenylate-forming enzyme family protein, translating to MNIGALLQRCAQRWPGRPAIVDARDGSVLDFPSFAARVFGLGHALRADGLGDGDRVAILGDNTPAYLLWDYGAMSAGLVRVPLDPALSADEQAAQLIDAQAGLLAHGAEYGERARELAARVPGLRLRPLEADAGSREAPAATPAADAMASLNYTGGSTGAPKAVVITHGSITSALQNIVMARGQHPGDVMLNMRPLWPIAAIIVLAQLAAGGAVVLAGRFEPARFLELLARHRATSTSLVPTHLVRLLKETRPADHDLGALRCMDVGAAAIPPDTFLAAIEAFGPRFGILYGLTEASWSCYQPPDALADPTTRARAVRSVGRPLFGCEIRIGRDGETAPADTEGEVLIRGAHVAAGYWRQPELTARVFRDGWFRTGDLGILDASGVLRITGRLKEVIRSGGKSILPDEVERALCSHPSVAEAAAAGLPDPEWGEIVGAAVVLHAGAAATAEELMEHCRRSLSGFKKPRVIRFAPAIPKSHYGKVQRAKVRALLVDEA from the coding sequence ATGAACATCGGTGCCCTGCTTCAACGTTGCGCGCAGCGCTGGCCCGGCCGGCCCGCGATCGTGGACGCGCGCGACGGCAGCGTCCTGGATTTTCCCTCGTTCGCCGCGCGCGTGTTCGGACTGGGCCATGCGCTGCGCGCGGACGGGCTCGGCGACGGCGACCGCGTTGCCATCCTGGGGGACAACACCCCCGCCTACCTGCTGTGGGACTACGGCGCGATGTCGGCCGGACTGGTCCGGGTGCCGCTCGACCCGGCGCTCAGCGCCGACGAACAGGCCGCGCAGTTGATCGATGCCCAGGCCGGCCTGCTGGCCCATGGCGCCGAATACGGCGAACGCGCGCGCGAGCTGGCCGCCCGCGTGCCCGGCCTGCGCCTGCGTCCACTGGAAGCCGACGCGGGCAGCCGCGAGGCGCCCGCGGCCACGCCCGCGGCCGACGCCATGGCCTCGCTCAACTACACCGGCGGCAGCACCGGCGCGCCCAAGGCCGTCGTCATCACCCACGGCAGCATCACCTCCGCGCTGCAGAACATCGTCATGGCGCGCGGCCAGCATCCCGGCGACGTCATGCTCAACATGCGGCCGCTATGGCCGATCGCCGCCATCATCGTGCTGGCCCAGCTGGCCGCGGGCGGCGCGGTCGTGCTGGCGGGCCGCTTCGAACCGGCGCGCTTCCTGGAGCTGCTGGCGCGCCACCGCGCCACCTCGACTTCCCTGGTGCCCACCCATCTGGTGCGGCTGCTGAAGGAGACCCGGCCCGCCGACCACGACCTGGGCGCGTTGCGCTGCATGGACGTGGGCGCGGCCGCCATTCCGCCCGACACCTTCCTGGCCGCCATCGAGGCCTTCGGCCCGCGCTTCGGCATCCTGTATGGGCTGACCGAGGCATCGTGGAGCTGCTATCAGCCGCCCGATGCCCTGGCCGACCCCACGACCCGGGCGCGGGCCGTGCGCAGCGTGGGCCGGCCGCTGTTCGGCTGCGAGATCCGCATCGGGCGCGATGGGGAAACCGCGCCGGCGGACACGGAAGGCGAAGTGCTGATACGCGGCGCCCACGTCGCGGCCGGCTACTGGCGGCAGCCGGAACTGACCGCCCGGGTCTTCCGCGACGGCTGGTTCCGCACCGGGGACCTCGGCATCCTGGACGCCTCGGGCGTGCTGCGCATTACCGGCCGCCTGAAGGAAGTGATACGCAGCGGCGGCAAGTCCATACTTCCGGACGAGGTGGAACGCGCGCTGTGCAGCCACCCTTCCGTGGCCGAAGCGGCCGCGGCCGGACTGCCCGACCCCGAGTGGGGCGAGATCGTCGGCGCCGCCGTCGTGCTGCACGCGGGCGCGGCGGCCACGGCCGAGGAACTGATGGAACACTGCCGCCGGTCGCTGTCGGGATTCAAGAAACCGCGCGTGATCCGCTTCGCCCCGGCCATCCCCAAGTCCCACTACGGCAAGGTGCAGCGGGCCAAGGTGCGGGCCCTGCTGGTGGACGAAGCCTGA
- a CDS encoding bifunctional diguanylate cyclase/phosphodiesterase, whose translation MQPPPAEPSTRVAWVTAKIDWFLSNFSYYLVPAAIFVFSLVALTLEHSIYDTNDNRVLPFAVVADKTGQPPSEALAALASAPAVRFHDTRLAETPFWFRFTVPPSNTPQSVELPSRHAQEVSCWNAAGLVPLGAATRGGTSGILQSVKSGFALDLGVHARPLDLLCRAHFSGPARITVEAWPEAELALSHLAYHHATGVLEGGLLTLAVLTLMTALINRDARYLLFAIWLVGNLRLGGITMGFDTQWLERTIPNEWMAMTRKLTIAAYYIVTYTLFAQFMRTELSRVGYGWLLRAGSRAGLVLLVLAVFLSFAAFLPAMWVVASFGIFVVIFFLARIVIVTRSRIALWYAAALGIVLFSTFSEVIAAAFDFKALVGALNSVTAALASSLVAAFAFAEQIRVERVEREHAEAELQRAYEVTPVGLFTLEPDGRFVRANTAMQEKLGLEGRPLHELRWQNYFEPGALARLKEIADRGGEAEIQAQPIGGMEPRWYLAKATLAHTRIEGSLQDITERRKATERLRFLANNDTLTGALNRRGIEHILETSLKQFDPAHPIALAYLDLDRFKLINDLYGHQTGDEVLKQVCQRVKWSLGDHHHIGRIGGDEFILVLRDTAMLPATDLCRRIISDICDMPFQLRRRSFQVKVSIGLIEITPEMRVQDAVSAADRACREAKKGKHGHLVIYKENAPAFQERAEELRLIEELGSTFTPTGLSLVMQPIMSLRAPEASLDFEVLIRMQDSSGSMVPAGKIIAAAEANGTIGELDKWVLTSTLVWLTENLPRLPNTRFVCVNLSGASLNDEAFIEDTFRILSRFGPVVKYLCMEITESVALHDIANSRRFIDRLKSCGAKIALDDFGAGYTSFSYLKEFAADALKIDGGFIKRMHEHPANYAIVEAIVELARNLGMRSIAEWVEDYPTVEALAELGVDYVQGWAIAKPMAPDEILRASSSASFIVDEQVRAFVAGGSQPGTSDGMSAWGLH comes from the coding sequence ATGCAGCCCCCTCCGGCGGAACCCTCTACCCGCGTTGCCTGGGTTACGGCCAAGATCGACTGGTTCTTAAGCAACTTCTCGTACTACCTCGTACCGGCCGCGATCTTCGTATTCTCGCTGGTGGCGCTCACGCTGGAACACAGCATCTACGACACCAACGACAACCGCGTCCTGCCCTTCGCCGTGGTCGCCGACAAGACCGGCCAGCCCCCTTCCGAAGCGCTGGCCGCCCTCGCGTCCGCGCCCGCCGTCCGGTTCCACGATACCCGCCTGGCCGAGACCCCGTTCTGGTTCCGCTTCACCGTTCCGCCTTCGAACACGCCGCAAAGCGTGGAACTCCCCTCTCGCCATGCGCAGGAAGTCTCGTGCTGGAACGCTGCGGGCCTGGTGCCCCTGGGCGCGGCCACGCGCGGCGGCACGTCGGGCATCCTGCAGTCGGTGAAATCGGGCTTCGCGCTGGACCTGGGCGTGCACGCGCGGCCCCTCGATCTCCTGTGCCGCGCGCACTTCTCGGGCCCGGCCCGCATCACGGTCGAGGCCTGGCCCGAAGCCGAGCTGGCCCTCTCCCATCTCGCCTACCACCATGCCACGGGCGTGCTCGAGGGCGGGCTGCTGACCCTGGCCGTGCTCACGCTGATGACGGCGCTGATCAACCGCGACGCGCGCTACCTGCTGTTCGCGATCTGGCTGGTCGGCAACCTGCGCCTGGGCGGCATCACCATGGGATTCGACACCCAGTGGCTGGAACGCACCATTCCCAATGAATGGATGGCGATGACCCGCAAGCTGACCATCGCCGCTTACTACATCGTCACCTACACGCTGTTCGCCCAGTTCATGCGCACCGAGCTCAGCCGGGTGGGCTACGGCTGGCTGCTGCGCGCCGGCTCGCGCGCCGGCCTGGTACTGCTGGTCCTGGCCGTCTTCCTCAGCTTCGCCGCCTTCCTGCCCGCCATGTGGGTGGTGGCCTCGTTCGGCATCTTCGTCGTCATCTTCTTCCTGGCCCGCATCGTCATCGTCACGCGTTCGCGCATCGCGCTCTGGTACGCGGCGGCGCTGGGCATCGTGCTGTTCTCCACCTTCTCCGAAGTCATCGCCGCGGCCTTCGACTTCAAGGCCCTGGTCGGCGCCCTCAACAGCGTCACCGCCGCGCTGGCGTCCAGCCTCGTGGCCGCCTTTGCGTTCGCCGAGCAGATACGCGTGGAACGGGTCGAGCGCGAACATGCCGAGGCCGAGCTGCAGCGCGCCTACGAAGTCACGCCGGTGGGCCTGTTCACGCTGGAGCCCGACGGCCGCTTCGTGCGCGCCAACACCGCCATGCAGGAAAAGCTGGGCCTGGAAGGCCGGCCGCTGCACGAACTGCGCTGGCAGAACTACTTCGAGCCCGGCGCGCTGGCGCGGCTCAAGGAGATCGCCGACCGCGGCGGCGAGGCCGAGATCCAGGCCCAGCCCATAGGCGGCATGGAGCCGCGCTGGTACCTGGCCAAGGCCACGCTGGCCCATACCCGGATCGAAGGCTCGCTGCAGGACATCACCGAGCGGCGCAAGGCCACCGAACGGCTGCGCTTCCTGGCCAACAACGACACCCTGACCGGCGCGTTGAACCGCCGGGGCATCGAGCACATCCTCGAAACCTCGCTGAAACAGTTCGACCCGGCGCACCCGATCGCCCTGGCCTACCTGGACCTGGACCGCTTCAAGCTGATCAACGACCTGTACGGCCACCAGACCGGCGACGAAGTCCTCAAACAGGTCTGCCAGCGGGTCAAGTGGTCGCTGGGAGACCACCACCACATCGGCCGCATCGGCGGCGACGAGTTCATCCTGGTGCTGCGCGACACCGCCATGCTGCCGGCTACCGACCTCTGCCGCCGCATCATCAGCGACATCTGCGACATGCCCTTCCAGCTGCGCCGGCGTTCGTTCCAGGTCAAGGTGTCCATCGGACTGATCGAGATCACGCCCGAGATGCGGGTCCAGGACGCCGTCTCGGCGGCCGATCGGGCCTGCCGCGAAGCCAAGAAGGGCAAGCACGGCCACCTGGTCATCTACAAGGAAAACGCACCCGCCTTCCAGGAACGCGCCGAGGAACTGCGGCTGATCGAAGAGCTCGGCAGCACCTTCACGCCCACGGGCCTCTCGCTGGTCATGCAGCCCATCATGTCGCTGCGCGCGCCCGAGGCCTCGCTGGACTTCGAAGTGCTGATCCGCATGCAGGACTCGTCCGGCTCGATGGTGCCGGCCGGCAAGATCATCGCGGCGGCCGAGGCCAACGGCACCATCGGCGAACTGGACAAATGGGTGCTGACCTCGACGCTGGTGTGGCTGACCGAGAACCTGCCGCGCCTGCCCAACACCCGCTTCGTCTGCGTCAACCTGAGCGGCGCGTCGCTGAACGACGAGGCCTTCATCGAGGACACCTTCCGCATCCTGTCGCGCTTCGGGCCGGTGGTGAAATACCTGTGCATGGAGATCACCGAAAGCGTGGCCCTGCACGACATCGCCAACTCCCGCCGCTTCATCGACCGGCTCAAGTCCTGCGGCGCCAAGATCGCGCTGGACGACTTCGGCGCCGGCTACACCTCGTTCTCGTACCTGAAGGAATTCGCCGCCGACGCGCTCAAGATCGACGGCGGTTTCATCAAGCGCATGCATGAGCACCCGGCCAACTACGCCATCGTCGAGGCCATCGTAGAGCTGGCGCGCAACCTCGGCATGCGCAGCATCGCCGAATGGGTGGAGGACTATCCCACGGTGGAAGCGCTGGCGGAGCTGGGGGTAGACTATGTGCAGGGCTGGGCCATCGCCAAGCCCATGGCGCCCGACGAAATCCTGCGCGCCAGCTCTTCCGCGAGCTTCATCGTCGACGAACAGGTCCGGGCCTTCGTCGCCGGCGGCTCCCAGCCCGGGACGTCGGACGGCATGTCCGCCTGGGGCCTGCATTGA
- a CDS encoding IclR family transcriptional regulator produces the protein MSRRQRFPTVPMPRQPSLSAAPPGNRVQVIDRAMLLLDVLMRMPRGASALELAQVTELDRTTVHRVLRTLAFWGMVQARDGVYALGPKCLVLGTAQHDRLGIRRAALPHAIELQEKGVGKRRAIVSLSVPALDEVVIIERIWAPSVPLNIITDIGTHFPLDASVSGRAILAAWPREQGIARMGEERYAAVSERLEAIRAARGLSFGLSEMRPGVGTLACPVFGRGDEAVAALIVAGLALEDELDPEAPLAQHALRSAASISAVLRAS, from the coding sequence ATGTCGCGACGTCAACGATTCCCGACCGTGCCCATGCCCCGCCAGCCTTCCCTCTCCGCAGCGCCGCCCGGCAATCGGGTCCAGGTCATCGACCGGGCCATGCTCCTGCTCGACGTCCTGATGCGGATGCCGCGCGGCGCCTCGGCGCTCGAACTGGCCCAGGTCACGGAACTGGACCGCACCACGGTCCATCGCGTGCTGCGCACCCTGGCGTTCTGGGGCATGGTGCAGGCGCGGGACGGCGTCTATGCGCTGGGCCCCAAGTGCCTGGTGCTGGGAACGGCCCAGCACGACCGGCTGGGCATACGGCGGGCCGCCCTGCCGCACGCGATCGAGCTGCAGGAGAAAGGCGTGGGCAAGCGCCGGGCGATCGTCTCGCTCTCGGTGCCGGCGCTGGACGAGGTGGTCATCATCGAACGCATCTGGGCCCCCTCGGTGCCGCTCAACATCATCACCGACATCGGCACCCATTTCCCGCTGGACGCCAGCGTGAGCGGGCGCGCCATCCTGGCCGCGTGGCCGCGCGAGCAAGGCATCGCGCGCATGGGCGAGGAACGCTACGCGGCCGTCTCGGAACGGCTGGAAGCGATACGCGCGGCCCGGGGCCTGTCGTTCGGACTGAGCGAGATGCGGCCCGGCGTGGGGACGCTCGCCTGCCCGGTGTTCGGCCGTGGCGACGAAGCAGTGGCCGCGCTGATCGTGGCCGGGCTGGCGCTGGAAGACGAGCTGGATCCCGAGGCGCCGCTGGCCCAGCACGCGCTGCGCAGCGCGGCCAGCATCTCGGCGGTGCTGCGCGCGAGCTGA
- a CDS encoding alcohol dehydrogenase catalytic domain-containing protein — translation MKAVILSAFGPPDALEIREVPTPSPAAGEVLVQVRAAGICHHDVLHRAGKLPGARAGVVLGHETAGEVVAVGDGVITHRVGDPVVIYQRQFCGLCRNCLRGRQDMCRALGLPAVDTVGGYAEYVCVPAPMAIPVPRGLPWEAAALSCCPIGTSLRALRTLAGTSPGDTVLITGASGGLGMHQIQIVRALGARSIAVTSSPAKAAHLKSLGADEVIVAPDLKFSAQAWQLTGKQGVDIAIDNLGLSLPETLRSMAQGGTVVVLGNIDGQAVDVLPGLLIGRRIRVMGSGSGTLEDIRQALAMLACGQIRPVISATLPFNEIRRAHELLDTKAVEGRVIMQGWL, via the coding sequence ATGAAAGCCGTCATCCTTTCCGCCTTCGGCCCCCCCGACGCCCTGGAAATCCGCGAGGTTCCCACACCCTCCCCGGCAGCGGGCGAGGTCCTGGTGCAGGTCAGGGCGGCCGGCATCTGCCACCATGACGTCCTGCACCGCGCGGGCAAGCTGCCCGGCGCGCGCGCCGGCGTCGTCCTGGGCCACGAGACCGCAGGCGAGGTCGTGGCGGTGGGCGACGGCGTGATCACGCACCGCGTGGGCGACCCGGTGGTCATCTACCAGCGCCAGTTCTGCGGCCTGTGCCGCAACTGCCTGCGCGGCCGGCAGGACATGTGCCGCGCGCTGGGCCTGCCGGCCGTCGACACCGTGGGCGGCTACGCCGAATATGTCTGCGTACCCGCGCCCATGGCCATCCCCGTGCCGCGGGGCCTGCCCTGGGAAGCCGCGGCGCTGTCGTGCTGCCCGATCGGCACCAGCCTGCGCGCGCTGCGTACCCTGGCCGGCACCAGCCCCGGCGACACGGTCCTCATCACCGGCGCCAGCGGCGGCCTGGGCATGCACCAGATCCAGATCGTGCGCGCCCTGGGCGCCCGCTCCATCGCGGTCACCTCCAGCCCGGCCAAGGCCGCGCACCTGAAATCGCTCGGGGCCGACGAAGTCATCGTGGCGCCGGACCTGAAGTTCAGCGCCCAGGCCTGGCAGCTCACGGGCAAGCAGGGCGTGGATATCGCCATCGACAACCTGGGCCTGTCGCTGCCCGAGACCCTGCGCAGCATGGCGCAGGGCGGCACGGTGGTGGTGCTCGGCAACATCGACGGCCAGGCGGTGGACGTGCTGCCCGGCCTGCTGATCGGCCGCAGGATACGCGTCATGGGATCGGGCAGCGGCACGCTGGAGGACATCCGCCAGGCGCTGGCGATGCTGGCCTGCGGCCAGATCCGCCCCGTCATCTCCGCCACCCTGCCCTTCAACGAGATCCGCCGCGCGCACGAGCTTCTCGACACCAAGGCCGTGGAAGGCCGCGTGATCATGCAGGGCTGGCTATGA
- a CDS encoding enoyl-CoA hydratase/isomerase family protein: MGIDYRPLEGGIHEIVINRPERMNALDVPAKRELGRIWRDAARDPAVSVLVLRGAGEKAFCAGSDIKEMQATGTMVDTRTLMEAIPGIGVELHKPVVAVLHGFTIGMGLTLAIHADFRIAAETGKLGFPEVQHGMLSGVSAVTLPGLVGEPRALDLMLTARLIEPREALRIGLVDEVVPDSLAAAMALARRIASNSAAAVAQTKRLILLERRRRARDHAAAIDDARLAILESKEFGDVVAHKPGAGRIR; the protein is encoded by the coding sequence ATGGGTATCGACTATCGTCCGCTCGAAGGCGGCATCCACGAGATCGTCATCAACCGTCCGGAGCGCATGAACGCGCTGGACGTGCCCGCCAAGCGGGAACTGGGCCGCATCTGGCGCGACGCGGCGCGAGATCCGGCCGTGTCGGTGCTGGTGCTGCGCGGCGCGGGCGAGAAGGCCTTCTGCGCCGGTTCGGACATCAAGGAAATGCAGGCCACCGGCACCATGGTGGACACGCGCACGCTGATGGAGGCCATTCCCGGCATAGGCGTCGAACTGCACAAGCCGGTGGTGGCGGTGCTGCACGGCTTCACCATAGGCATGGGGCTGACGCTGGCCATCCATGCCGATTTCCGCATCGCCGCCGAGACGGGCAAGCTGGGATTTCCCGAGGTGCAGCACGGCATGCTCTCGGGTGTCAGCGCCGTCACCCTGCCGGGGCTGGTGGGCGAACCGCGCGCGCTGGACCTGATGCTGACGGCCCGGCTGATCGAACCGCGGGAAGCGCTGCGCATCGGTCTGGTGGACGAGGTCGTGCCCGACAGCCTTGCGGCCGCGATGGCGCTGGCGCGGCGCATCGCCTCGAATTCCGCGGCGGCGGTGGCGCAGACCAAGCGCCTGATCCTGCTGGAGCGCCGCCGCCGTGCGCGCGATCATGCCGCCGCCATCGACGATGCGCGGCTGGCCATACTCGAGTCGAAAGAGTTCGGCGACGTGGTGGCCCACAAGCCCGGAGCGGGCCGCATTCGCTAG
- a CDS encoding TSUP family transporter produces the protein MTVLTFLLFLACVGLSAYCQNLTGFAFALLLLGMVGAFGLMPIPEAANVASVLSLANAWAYWRYNRVTFDWTLLRPILTSSLVGVLGGVALLAWLSTNAVTTLRLLLGVAIIGCSILLLVQTAPRAQPSGKPALWFFGVLSGLLGGLFSTSGPPMVYHLYRQPLDRNLVRECLFMMFAASAALRLVLVAASGHFEWSSLLLGVCAVPVVAGVSWWQARHPPPISRRAVEWLVCGLLMLAGASLIWASLGG, from the coding sequence ATGACCGTACTGACCTTCCTGCTATTTCTCGCCTGCGTGGGCCTCTCGGCCTACTGCCAGAACCTCACCGGCTTTGCCTTCGCCCTGCTGCTGCTCGGCATGGTCGGCGCCTTCGGACTGATGCCCATTCCCGAGGCGGCCAACGTGGCCAGCGTCCTGAGCCTGGCGAACGCCTGGGCCTACTGGCGCTACAACCGCGTCACCTTCGACTGGACGCTGCTGCGTCCCATCCTGACCAGCAGCCTCGTCGGCGTGCTGGGCGGCGTCGCGCTGCTGGCCTGGCTCAGCACCAACGCGGTCACGACGCTGCGCCTGCTGCTGGGCGTGGCCATCATCGGCTGCTCCATCCTGCTGCTCGTGCAGACCGCCCCCCGCGCCCAGCCGTCGGGCAAGCCGGCGCTGTGGTTCTTCGGCGTGCTGTCGGGGCTGCTCGGCGGCCTCTTCTCCACCTCCGGGCCGCCCATGGTCTATCACCTGTACCGGCAGCCCCTGGACCGCAACCTGGTGCGCGAGTGCCTGTTCATGATGTTCGCCGCCAGCGCCGCCCTGCGCCTGGTGCTGGTGGCCGCCAGCGGACATTTCGAATGGAGTTCGCTGCTGCTGGGCGTCTGCGCCGTTCCCGTGGTCGCGGGCGTATCGTGGTGGCAGGCCCGGCATCCGCCCCCCATTTCCCGGCGCGCCGTGGAATGGCTGGTCTGCGGCCTGCTGATGCTGGCCGGCGCCAGCCTGATCTGGGCCAGCCTGGGCGGTTGA
- a CDS encoding tripartite tricarboxylate transporter substrate binding protein: MSFPRVSWFASFLVLAAVPAVAADGYPSRPVRLIVPFAAGGAVDAIARTLALRLSEQFSQKVVVENRAGASGNIGAEAVVRSPADGYTLLFTASTLVVNPLIMKDKPPFDPARDLTHLALVASGPLLFVTPASAPAGSVQDFVAQAQAAPDRFNFAVGGFGAAGHLDVESFKHRAGLAVPTVLYKGTGPALVDLMGGQVSGMIDPLLTSLPPVKAGKLKALAITGNKRSTLAPDVPTFAEAGYPEVNFSTWYGLWGPAGLPAPVVDKLEAAVKRFVAEPDTRAWFERQGLEPSGVSGARFRAFIDQETAKSREIVKLANIAEQ, translated from the coding sequence ATGTCGTTCCCGCGTGTTTCCTGGTTTGCGTCGTTCCTTGTGCTGGCCGCGGTTCCCGCCGTCGCGGCGGATGGCTATCCCTCCCGGCCGGTCAGGCTGATCGTGCCGTTCGCGGCCGGCGGCGCGGTGGACGCGATCGCGCGCACGCTCGCGCTCCGGCTGTCCGAGCAGTTTTCGCAGAAGGTCGTGGTCGAGAACCGTGCCGGCGCTTCCGGCAACATCGGCGCCGAGGCGGTGGTCAGGTCGCCGGCGGACGGCTATACGCTGCTGTTCACGGCCTCGACCCTGGTGGTCAACCCGCTCATCATGAAGGACAAGCCGCCCTTCGATCCGGCCCGCGACCTGACGCATCTCGCGCTGGTCGCCTCGGGACCGCTGTTGTTCGTCACGCCCGCGTCCGCGCCGGCCGGGTCGGTCCAGGACTTCGTGGCCCAGGCCCAGGCCGCTCCCGACCGGTTCAATTTCGCGGTGGGCGGTTTCGGCGCGGCGGGCCACCTGGACGTGGAGTCCTTCAAGCATCGGGCCGGGCTGGCCGTGCCCACGGTGCTCTACAAGGGCACGGGGCCGGCGCTGGTCGACCTGATGGGCGGCCAGGTCAGCGGCATGATCGATCCGCTGCTGACTTCGCTACCCCCGGTCAAGGCCGGCAAGCTCAAGGCGCTGGCCATCACCGGGAACAAGCGCAGCACGCTGGCTCCCGACGTGCCGACGTTCGCCGAGGCAGGCTACCCCGAAGTCAATTTCTCGACCTGGTATGGCCTGTGGGGACCGGCGGGACTGCCGGCCCCCGTGGTGGACAAGCTGGAGGCCGCCGTCAAGCGCTTCGTGGCCGAGCCCGACACGCGCGCCTGGTTCGAGCGCCAGGGGCTCGAACCGTCGGGGGTGTCGGGCGCCCGTTTCCGGGCCTTCATCGACCAGGAAACGGCCAAGTCGCGCGAGATCGTGAAGCTGGCCAATATCGCCGAGCAGTGA
- a CDS encoding LysR family transcriptional regulator → MKLTTLNALVAAVEEGSLRGAARRVGTSQPALTKMVRELELELGVTLLQRTSRGVMPTGQGRILYERTVKARRELNLAVDEIRQMSGSMVGELHLGAVPVAVMLLVPEALRTFSQEFPGIRLRVSEELYVAQLQKLRSQEVDVTLGGIPEDLSAGEFHIEPLIRTTMVPTARRGSPWLKARTLADLQGARWVFTGADGESGYARPLFEQHGLEPPAVAAVANSTLALLSLLAAGDYVGLMPRQIAMQPLASQFMSVIDVEEKGYDLTVGAMLRSDSLPSPLMRHLITHLHRAAHHIG, encoded by the coding sequence GTGAAACTCACGACCCTGAACGCGCTGGTTGCGGCGGTGGAGGAAGGCAGCCTGCGCGGCGCGGCGCGGCGGGTGGGCACGTCGCAGCCGGCGCTGACCAAGATGGTCAGGGAACTGGAACTCGAGCTGGGCGTGACGCTGTTGCAGCGGACCTCGCGCGGCGTCATGCCCACGGGCCAGGGCCGCATCCTGTACGAGCGCACGGTCAAGGCCCGGCGCGAGCTGAACCTGGCGGTGGACGAGATCCGGCAGATGTCGGGCTCCATGGTGGGCGAGCTGCACCTGGGCGCGGTGCCGGTGGCCGTGATGCTGCTGGTGCCCGAGGCCCTGCGGACCTTCAGCCAGGAGTTCCCCGGCATCCGGCTGCGCGTGAGCGAGGAACTCTACGTCGCGCAATTGCAGAAGCTGCGGTCCCAGGAAGTGGATGTGACCCTGGGCGGCATACCGGAGGATTTGTCGGCGGGCGAGTTCCACATCGAACCCCTGATCCGTACGACCATGGTACCCACCGCGCGCCGGGGCAGCCCGTGGCTGAAGGCGCGCACGCTGGCCGATCTGCAGGGGGCGCGCTGGGTGTTCACCGGCGCCGACGGAGAATCGGGCTACGCCCGGCCTCTGTTCGAGCAACACGGCCTGGAGCCGCCGGCGGTGGCCGCGGTGGCCAACTCGACCCTGGCGCTGCTGTCCCTGCTGGCGGCGGGCGACTATGTGGGCCTGATGCCGCGCCAGATCGCCATGCAGCCGCTGGCGTCCCAGTTCATGTCGGTGATCGACGTGGAAGAGAAAGGCTACGACCTGACGGTGGGCGCCATGCTGCGCAGCGATTCGCTGCCGTCGCCGCTGATGCGGCACCTGATCACCCACCTGCACCGTGCCGCGCACCACATCGGGTAG